A genomic segment from Deltaproteobacteria bacterium GWA2_45_12 encodes:
- a CDS encoding delta-aminolevulinic acid dehydratase — protein MNNLIQRPRRLRQNKTLRSMLSQTDIQAQHLIYPLFVKEGLSRKSIIDSMPGHFQWPLKDIAREAHDCWNKGIKSILLFGIPSKKDAHATQSYHPNGIVQKTIKAIKDKCPDLLVITDVCLCEYTSHGHCGVVTKTGMIDNDPSLELLAQTAASHARAGADVVAPSDMMDGRVGTIRMRLDGTGFSHIPIMSYAVKYASGFYGPFRDAAQSSPKFGDRKTYQMDFRNSREALREAKLDEAEGADMIIVKPALPYLDIIRDVSQNTTLPVVGYQVSGEYSMIKAAGQKGWIDENQIVLETLTAIRRAGARLIISYFAKDFVKKL, from the coding sequence ATGAACAACCTTATCCAAAGACCCCGAAGGCTTAGGCAAAATAAAACATTGCGTTCCATGCTTTCTCAAACAGATATTCAGGCCCAACATTTAATCTATCCCCTGTTTGTTAAAGAAGGTTTAAGTCGTAAGTCCATTATTGACTCGATGCCGGGACACTTCCAATGGCCTTTAAAAGACATTGCCCGCGAGGCCCATGATTGTTGGAATAAGGGAATTAAATCCATCCTCCTTTTTGGCATTCCGTCAAAAAAAGATGCCCATGCCACCCAAAGTTATCATCCCAACGGTATTGTTCAAAAGACAATCAAGGCCATTAAGGATAAATGCCCCGATCTATTGGTCATCACCGATGTATGTCTATGTGAATACACAAGCCATGGGCATTGTGGTGTGGTGACAAAAACGGGAATGATCGATAACGATCCGAGTTTGGAATTATTAGCCCAGACAGCCGCTTCCCATGCCCGCGCCGGGGCGGATGTGGTGGCCCCTTCGGACATGATGGATGGACGTGTGGGCACCATACGCATGCGACTGGATGGAACCGGCTTTAGCCACATTCCCATCATGAGTTATGCGGTCAAATATGCATCCGGTTTTTATGGCCCTTTTCGTGATGCCGCCCAATCAAGCCCCAAATTTGGGGACCGAAAAACCTATCAGATGGATTTTAGAAATTCCAGGGAAGCCCTTCGTGAAGCAAAATTAGATGAAGCTGAAGGTGCGGACATGATCATTGTCAAACCTGCTCTGCCTTATTTGGATATCATTCGCGATGTTTCCCAAAACACCACCCTTCCCGTCGTTGGCTACCAGGTAAGTGGCGAGTATTCGATGATTAAAGCCGCTGGGCAAAAAGGATGGATTGATGAAAATCAAATCGTTCTTGAAACACTCACGGCCATTCGCCGCGCAGGCGCCCGGTTAATCATCAGTTATTTTGCGAAGGATTTTGTGAAGAAGTTGTAA
- a CDS encoding RNA polymerase subunit sigma-54, producing the protein MQKPVQVTFRNLDRSEAIVDIVEEKASKLEHYFDQIISCHVVIEKPHKHQHKGEHFHVRVDIKVPNTEIVTGRDPEQDTRHVDLHSAINDAFEASTRRLKAHVDRLQGL; encoded by the coding sequence ATGCAAAAACCAGTACAAGTCACTTTCAGGAATTTGGATCGTTCTGAGGCCATTGTTGATATTGTGGAAGAAAAAGCATCCAAGCTGGAACATTATTTTGACCAAATTATCAGTTGCCATGTCGTTATCGAAAAACCACATAAACATCAGCATAAAGGGGAACATTTTCATGTGCGTGTCGATATTAAAGTTCCCAATACTGAAATTGTCACCGGTCGTGATCCCGAACAAGACACTCGTCATGTTGATCTCCATTCAGCCATTAACGATGCTTTTGAAGCCAGCACCAGGCGTCTTAAAGCGCATGTGGATCGCCTTCAGGGGTTATAA
- a CDS encoding mRNA 3'-end processing factor, translating to MLKIKFLGGVGTVTGSKFLITEDGANYLVDCGLFQGLKMLRLKNWNPLPLSPSSIKEVILTHAHIDHSGYLPLLVKNGFKGRIWSTKGTKALCDILLPDAGHLQEEDAEFANRHKFSKHHPALPLYTKAQAQQTLSFFNPVPWDKPQALSAATSIQFLPAGHILGASIVKMMDKNKCIVFSGDLGRLHDLTMKPPTFVDHADYLLVESTYGNRLHPKTNPKDTLKDLLIQTYKKGGTVLIPAFAVGRIQDVLHLLAQLKNEKEIPDIPVYLNTPMGSKATALFSDFMGEHALSADECHRLQKVAHMIETVDESKALNQVKKPAIIISASGMATGGRVLHHLKSLAPYPENLILFVGFQAAGTRGEAMLRGVPQIKIHGEMIPIKAGVASIDSLSAHADADEVMIWLKNFKSPPKMTFIVHGEPIASDTLRMRIQDELRWPCTVPDYQEEWELL from the coding sequence ATGTTAAAAATCAAATTTTTGGGAGGAGTGGGGACCGTTACAGGGTCCAAGTTTCTCATAACAGAGGATGGGGCGAATTATTTGGTTGATTGCGGCCTTTTTCAAGGGCTTAAGATGCTGCGACTTAAAAACTGGAATCCCCTGCCACTTTCTCCTTCCTCCATTAAAGAAGTCATTTTGACCCATGCCCACATTGACCATAGTGGGTACTTGCCCCTTTTGGTCAAAAACGGATTTAAAGGACGCATTTGGTCCACCAAAGGCACCAAAGCTCTCTGCGATATTTTATTACCCGATGCAGGGCATTTACAGGAAGAAGACGCCGAGTTTGCCAACAGACACAAGTTTTCCAAACACCATCCGGCCCTTCCCTTGTATACTAAAGCCCAAGCCCAACAGACTCTTTCTTTTTTTAATCCCGTCCCATGGGATAAGCCCCAAGCCCTTTCAGCAGCAACAAGCATTCAATTCCTGCCCGCAGGGCATATTTTGGGGGCCAGTATTGTCAAAATGATGGATAAAAATAAGTGTATTGTTTTTTCAGGCGATTTGGGGCGCCTTCACGACCTGACCATGAAGCCCCCCACCTTCGTCGATCATGCCGATTATTTACTGGTTGAATCAACCTACGGAAACCGCCTACACCCAAAAACAAACCCCAAAGATACGTTGAAAGATCTGTTGATTCAAACTTACAAAAAAGGGGGAACTGTCCTGATCCCCGCTTTTGCCGTGGGGCGTATTCAGGATGTCCTTCATTTACTGGCCCAATTAAAAAATGAAAAAGAAATTCCCGACATTCCTGTTTATCTCAATACTCCCATGGGGAGTAAAGCCACCGCCCTGTTTTCTGATTTTATGGGGGAACATGCCCTGAGTGCCGATGAATGCCACAGGCTTCAAAAAGTGGCCCACATGATTGAAACAGTGGATGAATCAAAAGCCCTCAACCAAGTTAAAAAACCGGCCATCATTATTTCAGCCAGTGGCATGGCGACCGGGGGACGTGTCTTGCACCATTTAAAAAGTCTGGCACCCTATCCTGAAAATTTGATCCTGTTTGTCGGCTTCCAGGCGGCGGGAACAAGGGGCGAGGCCATGTTACGTGGGGTGCCTCAAATCAAAATCCATGGGGAAATGATCCCCATCAAGGCTGGGGTCGCTTCCATTGACAGTCTGTCTGCTCATGCCGATGCTGATGAAGTGATGATCTGGCTCAAAAATTTTAAATCCCCGCCAAAGATGACGTTTATTGTCCATGGTGAACCCATAGCCAGCGACACCCTGCGTATGCGCATCCAGGATGAACTTCGCTGGCCTTGCACTGTGCCTGATTATCAGGAAGAATGGGAATTACTGTAG
- a CDS encoding glycerol-3-phosphate dehydrogenase, translating into MHRLSIGIIGAGSFGTALASIWSQKGHRVTLWARDVQIVSGINTSQKNPCYLSNLNLKNILATEDLSSAMEDKDIVVFTIPTQFLRAVLKKGSACSIHEKTLFVNTCKGIEQETLVTPSVIFEEIFGLHIKKRFAVLSGPTFSEELVAGQPTGAVIASSNPGVAKQLQEILSARTFRLYTGDDVLGTELGGALKNVMAIGTGIAEGLGFGLNTRAGLMTRCLAEMTRLGVKMGADPLTFSGLSGLGDLILTCTGDLSRNRKTGLLLGRGQKLPDIIRDMKCVVEGVATAKSAYLLAKKHAVDMPNTKHIYLILYENLPPSEALKGILSRALKDEMEGIE; encoded by the coding sequence ATGCACAGACTCTCCATTGGCATTATTGGGGCCGGAAGTTTTGGAACAGCCCTTGCTTCCATTTGGAGCCAAAAAGGGCATCGTGTAACTCTTTGGGCCAGGGATGTCCAAATTGTAAGTGGCATCAATACTTCCCAAAAAAATCCGTGTTATTTATCCAATCTCAATCTTAAAAATATTTTAGCGACAGAAGATTTATCCTCCGCCATGGAAGACAAGGACATTGTCGTGTTTACAATCCCGACCCAGTTTTTAAGGGCTGTTTTAAAAAAAGGATCGGCTTGTTCCATTCATGAAAAAACCCTTTTTGTGAACACATGCAAGGGAATTGAGCAGGAAACCTTGGTCACACCTTCTGTTATTTTTGAGGAAATTTTTGGGTTACATATCAAAAAACGTTTTGCCGTTTTATCAGGCCCCACTTTTTCCGAAGAACTGGTGGCGGGGCAACCGACAGGGGCTGTGATCGCTTCTTCCAATCCGGGCGTGGCTAAACAATTACAAGAAATTCTTTCGGCCCGTACTTTCCGGCTTTATACCGGGGATGATGTTTTGGGGACTGAATTGGGGGGCGCCCTTAAAAATGTGATGGCCATAGGAACAGGCATTGCCGAAGGGCTTGGGTTTGGTTTGAACACGCGTGCGGGTCTGATGACACGCTGCTTGGCCGAGATGACAAGGCTGGGAGTCAAAATGGGGGCCGATCCCTTGACTTTTTCGGGCTTGTCCGGTTTGGGGGATCTTATTTTAACTTGTACGGGGGATTTGTCGCGTAACAGAAAAACGGGCCTTCTTTTGGGAAGGGGCCAAAAGCTTCCCGACATTATTCGAGACATGAAGTGCGTGGTGGAAGGGGTGGCCACGGCTAAGTCGGCTTATCTCTTGGCAAAAAAACATGCCGTAGACATGCCCAACACAAAACATATTTATCTTATCCTCTATGAAAACCTCCCCCCCTCCGAAGCCCTTAAAGGAATTCTTTCCCGTGCCCTCAAAGATGAGATGGAAGGGATTGAATGA